One Etheostoma cragini isolate CJK2018 chromosome 6, CSU_Ecrag_1.0, whole genome shotgun sequence DNA window includes the following coding sequences:
- the LOC117946571 gene encoding tubulin polymerization-promoting protein isoform X1 produces the protein MGTAESTKRKQKSANPSTAQKEPNSRTSMANQKDNLDDFKVQTAKHPNMGSVPLRPHSEQSKDRLSKRLSTESNGTSEGGVGSSTPVEVTALEESFRRFAIHGDTRATGKDMHGKNWSKLCKDCGVIDGKNITLTDVDIVFSKVKKKSCRTITYDEFKVALGELARKKYKERTGEEAEAEVFKLIEGKTPVIAGVTRAVASPTVSRLTDPTKFTGSHKERFDDTGRGKGKAGRVDMVDTSGYVSGYKHRGTYEKKVNK, from the exons ATGGGAACAGCTGAAAG cacaaagagaaaacaaaagtcaGCTAATCCAAGCACTGCACAGAAGGAACCAAATTCCCGCACAAGCATGGCAAACCAGAA AGACAACCTAGACGACTTTAAAGTCCAGACAGCCAAGCATCCTAACATGGGCTCGGTCCCTTTACGGCCGCACAGTGAACAATCTAAAGACCGGTTGTCCAAAAGGCTTTCAACTGAGTCTAATGGGACCAGTGAAGGAGGGGTGGGGTCGTCTACCCCAGTGGAGGTGACTGCTTTGGAGGAGTCTTTTCGCCGCTTCGCCATCCACGGTGACACTCGCGCCACCGGCAAGGACATGCACGGAAAGAACTGGTCCAAGCTCTGTAAGGACTGTGGCGTGATTGACGGCAAGAACATCACTCTTACTGATGTGGACATCGTCTTCAGCAAAGTCAA GAAGAAATCCTGTCGCACCATCACATATGACGAGTTCAAGGTTGCACTTGGAGAGCTGGCCAGGAAGAAATATAAAGAAAGGACTGGAGAGGAGGCTGAGGCCGAGGTCTTCAAGCTGATTGAGGGGAAGACACCTGTCATCGCAGGAGTCACG AGAGCCGTGGCTTCCCCAACAGTGAGCCGTCTTACGGACCCCACCAAGTTTACAGGGTCACACAAGGAGCGTTTTGATGACACTGGTCGCGGGAAGGGTAAGGCAGGGCGAGTGGATATGGTTGACACTTCTGGATACGTCTCGGGGTACAAACATCGAGGGACGTatgaaaagaaagtgaataaataa
- the LOC117946571 gene encoding tubulin polymerization-promoting protein isoform X2 gives MANQKDNLDDFKVQTAKHPNMGSVPLRPHSEQSKDRLSKRLSTESNGTSEGGVGSSTPVEVTALEESFRRFAIHGDTRATGKDMHGKNWSKLCKDCGVIDGKNITLTDVDIVFSKVKKKSCRTITYDEFKVALGELARKKYKERTGEEAEAEVFKLIEGKTPVIAGVTRAVASPTVSRLTDPTKFTGSHKERFDDTGRGKGKAGRVDMVDTSGYVSGYKHRGTYEKKVNK, from the exons ATGGCAAACCAGAA AGACAACCTAGACGACTTTAAAGTCCAGACAGCCAAGCATCCTAACATGGGCTCGGTCCCTTTACGGCCGCACAGTGAACAATCTAAAGACCGGTTGTCCAAAAGGCTTTCAACTGAGTCTAATGGGACCAGTGAAGGAGGGGTGGGGTCGTCTACCCCAGTGGAGGTGACTGCTTTGGAGGAGTCTTTTCGCCGCTTCGCCATCCACGGTGACACTCGCGCCACCGGCAAGGACATGCACGGAAAGAACTGGTCCAAGCTCTGTAAGGACTGTGGCGTGATTGACGGCAAGAACATCACTCTTACTGATGTGGACATCGTCTTCAGCAAAGTCAA GAAGAAATCCTGTCGCACCATCACATATGACGAGTTCAAGGTTGCACTTGGAGAGCTGGCCAGGAAGAAATATAAAGAAAGGACTGGAGAGGAGGCTGAGGCCGAGGTCTTCAAGCTGATTGAGGGGAAGACACCTGTCATCGCAGGAGTCACG AGAGCCGTGGCTTCCCCAACAGTGAGCCGTCTTACGGACCCCACCAAGTTTACAGGGTCACACAAGGAGCGTTTTGATGACACTGGTCGCGGGAAGGGTAAGGCAGGGCGAGTGGATATGGTTGACACTTCTGGATACGTCTCGGGGTACAAACATCGAGGGACGTatgaaaagaaagtgaataaataa
- the cep72 gene encoding centrosomal protein of 72 kDa isoform X3, with product MAAECMTTITEQWIRERLKLKHPCLGNSDVRSLSLPGTYEEKIRHLGNALNNFVRLKSLDLSCNALVLVEGVQHLKVLERLILYYNCIPSLEEVKVLYELPVLRELDLRLNPLTKSYPQYRPCLVHAMPNLRKLDGCSVRDTERKAAIMQFSSDSLPQQKSSSLNLIADQRNSDQRLALVDNFTKSLSLLTDTEDIVLNFVVTNHGGQGETQSHSVHKEAEEPKEDESKDFTQQRSSTPKQETAKSILRYRPTKYDNTVSKVPHMKEQSHKRSSTSLKVTERPKVSFGPYVEKCTSVPGKQKQKDFPKQIRHAAKGHYTPNPDQSLRHSSSLVNIRPPSPRRPGLNLSDPSNPLLHPPRLTYSSFNKTEGGSSLLQQGEKQKRGSYRKPLELLLNLVDKHWMGERSLHHNNNFLSQAVQILSMMENDISSREAELRTLRREADAVSFQAAAQEEEHKTEVRNLSAQLEEACSAVAKLNEQLRIVLEENVALQKQLIKLERQYLKTMLKSSPITQIKEAQTEVEELRKEIEGLREKVLEAEKVKDLSNMLQESHRSLMSPSALYAAVE from the exons ATGGCGGCGGAGTGTATGACAACCATAACAGAGCAATGGATACGGGagagattaaaattaaaacatcccTGTCTGGGTAATA GTGATGTCCGCTCACTGAGCCTCCCGGGGACATATGAAGAGAAGATCAGACACCTGGGAAACGCACTGAATAACTTTGTCCGTTTAAAGTCTTTGGACCTTTCCTGCAATGCGCTCGTCCTTGTTGAG GGGGTTCAACATTTGAAAGTGCTGGAAAGGCTCATCCTGTACTATAACTGCATACCTTCCCTTGAAGAGGTGAAAGTGTTGTACGAGCTGCCAGTtttgagagagctggacctaaGGCTCAACCCTCTGACCAAAAGTTACCCACAATACCGCCCTTGCCTGGTGCATGCCATGCCCAACCTACGCAAACTAG ATGGCTGTTCAGTCAGAGACACCGAGCGCAAAGCTGCCATAATGCAGTTCTCCTCTGACAGCCTACCTCAGCAGAAGAGCTCATCTCTCAATCTAATTGCTGACCAAAG AAACAGTGATCAGAGACTGGCTTTAGTTGACAACTTTACCAAGAGTCTCTCTCTCCTGACTGACACTGAGGATATTGTGTTGAATTTTGTTGTGACGAATCATGGAGGCCAAGGTGAAACTCAGTCCCACTCAGTTCACAAGGAGGCAGAAG AACCTAAAGAGGACGAGTCAAAAGATTTTACACAACAGAGAAGTTCTACTCCGAAACag gaaaCGGCTAAATCCATCCTGAGGTACCGCCCTACCAAATATG ATAACACAGTGTCCAAAGTGCCACACATGAAAGAACAATCTCATAAAAGAAGCTCTACCTCATTAAAAGTGACTGAAAGACCAAAGGTGTCCTTTGGCCCCTATGTAGAGAAATGCACATCCGTGCCtggaaaacaaaagcaaaaggaCTTCCCCAAACAAATCAGACATGCAGCCAAGGGACATTATACCCCTAATCCTG aTCAAAGTCTTCGACATAGTTCCTCATTAGTTAATATCCGGCCTCCCAGTCCGCGTCGTCCTGGTTTGAATTTGTCGGACCCTTCCAACCCCCTCTTACATCCTCCGAGACTAACCTACTCTAGCTTCAACAAGACAGAAGGGGGATCCAGCCTGCTGCAGCAGGgggaaaagcaaaaaagg GGTAGTTATAGGAAACCGCTGGAGCTGCTCCTCAACCTAGTGGACAAACACTGGATGGGAGAGAGATCGCTGCATCATAACAACAACTTCCTGT CTCAGGCAGTCCAGATCCTTTCTATGATGGAAAACGATATTTCCAGTAGGGAGGCAGAGCTCAGGACCTTAAGACGGGAAGCTGATGCAGTGAGCTTTCAAGCAGCTGCACAGGAGGAAGAGCACAAAACTGAAGTCCGTAACCTCTCCGCTCAGCTGGAGGAAGCTTGCAGTGCAGTT GCCAAACTGAATGAGCAGCTGAGGATTGTCTTGGAGGAAAATGTTGCTCTACAAAAACAGCTTATCAAGTTAGAACGACAGTATCTCAAGACTATGTTGAAAAGTTCACCTATTACTCAGATTAAAG AGGCTCAGACAGAAGTGGAAGAGCTGAGGAAAGAGATTGAGGGGTTGAGGGAGAAAGTGCTGGAGGCTGAGAAAGTCAAGGATTTGTCAAATATGCTGCAAGAAAGCCACAG gtcacTTATGTCTCCATCTGCTTTGTACGCTGCAGTGGAATGA
- the cep72 gene encoding centrosomal protein of 72 kDa isoform X1, with the protein MAAECMTTITEQWIRERLKLKHPCLGNSDVRSLSLPGTYEEKIRHLGNALNNFVRLKSLDLSCNALVLVEGVQHLKVLERLILYYNCIPSLEEVKVLYELPVLRELDLRLNPLTKSYPQYRPCLVHAMPNLRKLDGCSVRDTERKAAIMQFSSDSLPQQKSSSLNLIADQRNSDQRLALVDNFTKSLSLLTDTEDIVLNFVVTNHGGQGETQSHSVHKEAEEPKEDESKDFTQQRSSTPKQETAKSILRYRPTKYDNTVSKVPHMKEQSHKRSSTSLKVTERPKVSFGPYVEKCTSVPGKQKQKDFPKQIRHAAKGHYTPNPDQSLRHSSSLVNIRPPSPRRPGLNLSDPSNPLLHPPRLTYSSFNKTEGGSSLLQQGEKQKRGSYRKPLELLLNLVDKHWMGERSLHHNNNFLSQAVQILSMMENDISSREAELRTLRREADAVSFQAAAQEEEHKTEVRNLSAQLEEACSAVAKLNEQLRIVLEENVALQKQLIKLERQYLKTMLKSSPITQIKEAQTEVEELRKEIEGLREKVLEAEKVKDLSNMLQESHRSLVATNECLLAELKGSGEL; encoded by the exons ATGGCGGCGGAGTGTATGACAACCATAACAGAGCAATGGATACGGGagagattaaaattaaaacatcccTGTCTGGGTAATA GTGATGTCCGCTCACTGAGCCTCCCGGGGACATATGAAGAGAAGATCAGACACCTGGGAAACGCACTGAATAACTTTGTCCGTTTAAAGTCTTTGGACCTTTCCTGCAATGCGCTCGTCCTTGTTGAG GGGGTTCAACATTTGAAAGTGCTGGAAAGGCTCATCCTGTACTATAACTGCATACCTTCCCTTGAAGAGGTGAAAGTGTTGTACGAGCTGCCAGTtttgagagagctggacctaaGGCTCAACCCTCTGACCAAAAGTTACCCACAATACCGCCCTTGCCTGGTGCATGCCATGCCCAACCTACGCAAACTAG ATGGCTGTTCAGTCAGAGACACCGAGCGCAAAGCTGCCATAATGCAGTTCTCCTCTGACAGCCTACCTCAGCAGAAGAGCTCATCTCTCAATCTAATTGCTGACCAAAG AAACAGTGATCAGAGACTGGCTTTAGTTGACAACTTTACCAAGAGTCTCTCTCTCCTGACTGACACTGAGGATATTGTGTTGAATTTTGTTGTGACGAATCATGGAGGCCAAGGTGAAACTCAGTCCCACTCAGTTCACAAGGAGGCAGAAG AACCTAAAGAGGACGAGTCAAAAGATTTTACACAACAGAGAAGTTCTACTCCGAAACag gaaaCGGCTAAATCCATCCTGAGGTACCGCCCTACCAAATATG ATAACACAGTGTCCAAAGTGCCACACATGAAAGAACAATCTCATAAAAGAAGCTCTACCTCATTAAAAGTGACTGAAAGACCAAAGGTGTCCTTTGGCCCCTATGTAGAGAAATGCACATCCGTGCCtggaaaacaaaagcaaaaggaCTTCCCCAAACAAATCAGACATGCAGCCAAGGGACATTATACCCCTAATCCTG aTCAAAGTCTTCGACATAGTTCCTCATTAGTTAATATCCGGCCTCCCAGTCCGCGTCGTCCTGGTTTGAATTTGTCGGACCCTTCCAACCCCCTCTTACATCCTCCGAGACTAACCTACTCTAGCTTCAACAAGACAGAAGGGGGATCCAGCCTGCTGCAGCAGGgggaaaagcaaaaaagg GGTAGTTATAGGAAACCGCTGGAGCTGCTCCTCAACCTAGTGGACAAACACTGGATGGGAGAGAGATCGCTGCATCATAACAACAACTTCCTGT CTCAGGCAGTCCAGATCCTTTCTATGATGGAAAACGATATTTCCAGTAGGGAGGCAGAGCTCAGGACCTTAAGACGGGAAGCTGATGCAGTGAGCTTTCAAGCAGCTGCACAGGAGGAAGAGCACAAAACTGAAGTCCGTAACCTCTCCGCTCAGCTGGAGGAAGCTTGCAGTGCAGTT GCCAAACTGAATGAGCAGCTGAGGATTGTCTTGGAGGAAAATGTTGCTCTACAAAAACAGCTTATCAAGTTAGAACGACAGTATCTCAAGACTATGTTGAAAAGTTCACCTATTACTCAGATTAAAG AGGCTCAGACAGAAGTGGAAGAGCTGAGGAAAGAGATTGAGGGGTTGAGGGAGAAAGTGCTGGAGGCTGAGAAAGTCAAGGATTTGTCAAATATGCTGCAAGAAAGCCACAG GTCCCTGGTGGCTACCAACGAGTGTTTGTTAGCTGAGCTGAAAGGAAGTGGggaactttaa
- the cep72 gene encoding centrosomal protein of 72 kDa isoform X2 — translation MAAECMTTITEQWIRERLKLKHPCLGDVRSLSLPGTYEEKIRHLGNALNNFVRLKSLDLSCNALVLVEGVQHLKVLERLILYYNCIPSLEEVKVLYELPVLRELDLRLNPLTKSYPQYRPCLVHAMPNLRKLDGCSVRDTERKAAIMQFSSDSLPQQKSSSLNLIADQRNSDQRLALVDNFTKSLSLLTDTEDIVLNFVVTNHGGQGETQSHSVHKEAEEPKEDESKDFTQQRSSTPKQETAKSILRYRPTKYDNTVSKVPHMKEQSHKRSSTSLKVTERPKVSFGPYVEKCTSVPGKQKQKDFPKQIRHAAKGHYTPNPDQSLRHSSSLVNIRPPSPRRPGLNLSDPSNPLLHPPRLTYSSFNKTEGGSSLLQQGEKQKRGSYRKPLELLLNLVDKHWMGERSLHHNNNFLSQAVQILSMMENDISSREAELRTLRREADAVSFQAAAQEEEHKTEVRNLSAQLEEACSAVAKLNEQLRIVLEENVALQKQLIKLERQYLKTMLKSSPITQIKEAQTEVEELRKEIEGLREKVLEAEKVKDLSNMLQESHRSLVATNECLLAELKGSGEL, via the exons ATGGCGGCGGAGTGTATGACAACCATAACAGAGCAATGGATACGGGagagattaaaattaaaacatcccTGTCTGG GTGATGTCCGCTCACTGAGCCTCCCGGGGACATATGAAGAGAAGATCAGACACCTGGGAAACGCACTGAATAACTTTGTCCGTTTAAAGTCTTTGGACCTTTCCTGCAATGCGCTCGTCCTTGTTGAG GGGGTTCAACATTTGAAAGTGCTGGAAAGGCTCATCCTGTACTATAACTGCATACCTTCCCTTGAAGAGGTGAAAGTGTTGTACGAGCTGCCAGTtttgagagagctggacctaaGGCTCAACCCTCTGACCAAAAGTTACCCACAATACCGCCCTTGCCTGGTGCATGCCATGCCCAACCTACGCAAACTAG ATGGCTGTTCAGTCAGAGACACCGAGCGCAAAGCTGCCATAATGCAGTTCTCCTCTGACAGCCTACCTCAGCAGAAGAGCTCATCTCTCAATCTAATTGCTGACCAAAG AAACAGTGATCAGAGACTGGCTTTAGTTGACAACTTTACCAAGAGTCTCTCTCTCCTGACTGACACTGAGGATATTGTGTTGAATTTTGTTGTGACGAATCATGGAGGCCAAGGTGAAACTCAGTCCCACTCAGTTCACAAGGAGGCAGAAG AACCTAAAGAGGACGAGTCAAAAGATTTTACACAACAGAGAAGTTCTACTCCGAAACag gaaaCGGCTAAATCCATCCTGAGGTACCGCCCTACCAAATATG ATAACACAGTGTCCAAAGTGCCACACATGAAAGAACAATCTCATAAAAGAAGCTCTACCTCATTAAAAGTGACTGAAAGACCAAAGGTGTCCTTTGGCCCCTATGTAGAGAAATGCACATCCGTGCCtggaaaacaaaagcaaaaggaCTTCCCCAAACAAATCAGACATGCAGCCAAGGGACATTATACCCCTAATCCTG aTCAAAGTCTTCGACATAGTTCCTCATTAGTTAATATCCGGCCTCCCAGTCCGCGTCGTCCTGGTTTGAATTTGTCGGACCCTTCCAACCCCCTCTTACATCCTCCGAGACTAACCTACTCTAGCTTCAACAAGACAGAAGGGGGATCCAGCCTGCTGCAGCAGGgggaaaagcaaaaaagg GGTAGTTATAGGAAACCGCTGGAGCTGCTCCTCAACCTAGTGGACAAACACTGGATGGGAGAGAGATCGCTGCATCATAACAACAACTTCCTGT CTCAGGCAGTCCAGATCCTTTCTATGATGGAAAACGATATTTCCAGTAGGGAGGCAGAGCTCAGGACCTTAAGACGGGAAGCTGATGCAGTGAGCTTTCAAGCAGCTGCACAGGAGGAAGAGCACAAAACTGAAGTCCGTAACCTCTCCGCTCAGCTGGAGGAAGCTTGCAGTGCAGTT GCCAAACTGAATGAGCAGCTGAGGATTGTCTTGGAGGAAAATGTTGCTCTACAAAAACAGCTTATCAAGTTAGAACGACAGTATCTCAAGACTATGTTGAAAAGTTCACCTATTACTCAGATTAAAG AGGCTCAGACAGAAGTGGAAGAGCTGAGGAAAGAGATTGAGGGGTTGAGGGAGAAAGTGCTGGAGGCTGAGAAAGTCAAGGATTTGTCAAATATGCTGCAAGAAAGCCACAG GTCCCTGGTGGCTACCAACGAGTGTTTGTTAGCTGAGCTGAAAGGAAGTGGggaactttaa